TTGTTTGTTAGTCGTGACTGAACCGCTCCGGTGCCACTAACAACAGTGTTCGGTGGCCAAATCTGCGAGGGTGGCTGTCGCCAAGCTCCCGGACTCGATTGATTAATGCCCCAGTGCAATAAAATATTCGATGATCCTACCGGTAGTGTTCCCGATGCCAGATTGTAGTAGATCGTAACGGCATCGCCCGGTTCACAACTATCGGGACTCCACCAGGCGACTGTTCCCGCCGCTACCCAAGTGACAATCCAATTGTGGTTATTGTTGTTATCCCATTGAGTTCCGGTAGTAAACACGAATGCAATGTTGCGAATCGAAGTGTCCGGAGGGGTAATCGTAATAGTAAATGTACTGTCGGCGGCATTGCGCGTCATTGGTGACTGCACAGCAACACTATCCGTGTGTAAATTGCTACCAGTTGGCCACATTGCCTGTGGTGGTCGCGACCAACTACTCGTGATAGGATTATAGATCCCCCAGTGAAGTCGTACCTGTGGTGCGCCTGGTGGCAATGTACCAATCCGGGTATCGTAGTGGATAGTGATCGGTTGGCCGGCTATCGGTTGTTCAGGTTCCCACCAAGCTGATTGGGCAAGGGTTTGCGCAACGAGCAAGAGTACAAAGAA
The nucleotide sequence above comes from bacterium. Encoded proteins:
- a CDS encoding carbohydrate-binding protein, giving the protein MPKSGFFPVNRVAYVSFFVLLLVAQTLAQSAWWEPEQPIAGQPITIHYDTRIGTLPPGAPQVRLHWGIYNPITSSWSRPPQAMWPTGSNLHTDSVAVQSPMTRNAADSTFTITITPPDTSIRNIAFVFTTGTQWDNNNNHNWIVTWVAAGTVAWWSPDSCEPGDAVTIYYNLASGTLPVGSSNILLHWGINQSSPGAWRQPPSQIWPPNTVVSGTGAVQSRLTNNNGVWSTTIPTNDTTRSLHFVFTNGTQWDNNNGLNWDIWLTEQTPPTLTWHTFTFDTRASAFISPVGSISRVNVAGTFNNWSATATRLAGPDSLGVYKLPAKIASGSHEYKYVLNGSYWINDPENPRYAPGGYHNNVMFVELDSLPFVEMVTPAEGFPIQT